The Laspinema palackyanum D2c genome segment GGAAAGTTGAGGGAAATCGAGTCACCTGGACGATGTATTATACGGGGACTTGTTGTCAAGGTGGGATGATGAAATTTGAGGGGGAAATGGTTTCACCGGGACGGATTGAAGGGACTTTAGTTCCTGCGGGGAGTTCACCTCAAAATTGTACGTTATGGTCGGGGAATGTGGTGGCTACTCAAGGGCATTATTATAATAAATGAGGGGTGGGGATTTTAACCACTGATTTCAGGGATTTTCACTGAATAAGATTTCGCGCAGAATGAGATGGATTTTAGCCCGCGCAGGCGGGCTTTGTCCGTGTAGCCCCACCCTTTCCTTACGGAACGCTACGCGAACAGGGTGCGGGCGAGTGGGGCCACAAAAACTACTTGCCTTTTGCAGTAGCTTTGGACTGTTTGGCTGCTTTTTTAGCGGCTTTTTCAGCAGCTATTTTCGCTTGACGTTCCTGCTCTTTTTCTTCGGCTATTTTATCCAGGTAGTAATGATAGTCGCCGAGGTAGGGTCGGAATTCGCCGTCGCGGATTTCGACTATTTTATTGGCGACTTTGGAGATAAAATAACGGTCATGGGAGACAATAATAACCGTGCCATCGTAGTTTTGCAGGGCTTCTTCTAGCATCTCTTTGGCGGGGATGTCTAGATGGTTTGTAGGTTCGTCTAGGAGTAGCAAGTTGGCGGGACGTAGGAGCATTTTTGCTAGGGCTAAACGGGCTTTTTCTCCTCCACTGAGGGCTTCTACGGGTTTGAATACGGTGTCTCCACTGAAGAGAAATCGTCCGAGTAAGGTGCGAACTTCTTCGTTTTTCCACTCGGGTACTTCGTCATGAATGGTGTCCATGACGCTTTTTGTTAGTTCTAAGGCTTCGGCTTGATTTTGCTCGAAGTAGCCGGGAATGACGTTATGTTGTCCGAGTTGGATGCTGCCTTCGTTGGCTTTTTCCATTCCCATGATCATTCGCAGCAGGGTGGATTTGCCGCAACCGTTGGGTCCTAAGAAGGCGATGCGATCGCCTCGTTCGACGAACAAATCGGTGCCTAAAAAGAGGATTTTGTCGTCGTAGGTATGGACTAGGTTTTTGATGTCTACGACTTCTCGTCCACTGCGAGGGGCTGGGGGAAATTGGAAACGAAGGGTTTTTAAGGTGCCTTCAGGGGCTTCGATGCGTTCGATTTTGTCGAGTTGTTTTTCCCGGCTTTTGGCTTGGGTACTGCGGGTGGCACTCGCCCGGAAGCGCTCAACGAAGACTTGCTGTTTCTCGATTTCTTTCTGTTGGCGTTCGTAGGCGCTCAGTTGCGCTTCGCGGTTGAAGGCTTTTTGCTCTAAATACGAGGAATAGTTGCCGAGGTAGGTGGTGGAGACGCCTCTTTCGGTTTCGACGATTTGGGTGCAGAGGCGATCGAGGAATTCCCGGTCATGGGAAACGATAACCATTGGGGTGATTAATCCCTTGAGGTAGGTTTCCAACCATTCGATAGTTTCTAGGTCTAGGTGGTTTGTCGGTTCATCCAGCAGCAATAAGTCAGGACTCTGTAACAAAATTTTGCCTAAACTCATCCGCATCTGCCAACCGCCACTGAACGCGCTGACGAGGCGATCGCCATCTTCGGCGACGAATCCCATTTCCGGCAGGATTTTCTCGATTTGCGCTTCTAGGGTATAACCATCTAAGGCGTCAAATTTGCGATGGAGTTTGTCCAGTTTGTGGATGAGTTTGTCCAGTTCTGCCTCGGAAGCACTTTCCATCGCGTGTTGGACGTCCAACAAGTCATGCTGGACTTGGTTTGCTTCGGTAAACACTGTCCAAAATTCTTCCCGGACTGTACGGGTGGGGTCTACCTCGAATTCTTGGGT includes the following:
- a CDS encoding ABC-F family ATP-binding cassette domain-containing protein, whose protein sequence is MLRLEHISKIYPTGEVLKDINWEVKPGDRIGLVGVNGAGKSTQLKIVAGEIEPTAGEIIRPSNLHIAYLTQEFEVDPTRTVREEFWTVFTEANQVQHDLLDVQHAMESASEAELDKLIHKLDKLHRKFDALDGYTLEAQIEKILPEMGFVAEDGDRLVSAFSGGWQMRMSLGKILLQSPDLLLLDEPTNHLDLETIEWLETYLKGLITPMVIVSHDREFLDRLCTQIVETERGVSTTYLGNYSSYLEQKAFNREAQLSAYERQQKEIEKQQVFVERFRASATRSTQAKSREKQLDKIERIEAPEGTLKTLRFQFPPAPRSGREVVDIKNLVHTYDDKILFLGTDLFVERGDRIAFLGPNGCGKSTLLRMIMGMEKANEGSIQLGQHNVIPGYFEQNQAEALELTKSVMDTIHDEVPEWKNEEVRTLLGRFLFSGDTVFKPVEALSGGEKARLALAKMLLRPANLLLLDEPTNHLDIPAKEMLEEALQNYDGTVIIVSHDRYFISKVANKIVEIRDGEFRPYLGDYHYYLDKIAEEKEQERQAKIAAEKAAKKAAKQSKATAKGK